A single window of Nicotiana tomentosiformis chromosome 1, ASM39032v3, whole genome shotgun sequence DNA harbors:
- the LOC104117100 gene encoding iron-sulfur cluster co-chaperone protein HscB homolog isoform X1, whose product MWTKKLRTLTSFPVALLRREITTFSVSPSQLHFPVSSSISPQVDQFPQRYDFSGRFHFCSEAAQKLICWNCNAVSSTTTPFLVCNACGCVQPVDQSVDYFHIFGLEKKYGIEGENLERKYKDWQRKLHPDLVHTKSEKEKEYAAEQSARVINAYRTLTDPLSRAIYILKLEGVHVDEEERIDDLELLAEIMELRETVEEAANSQALKQIQGEIQGKFEQSSISFANALQHRKYEEAVAATQRMTYYKRANEEIVKKL is encoded by the exons ATGTGGACGAAGAAGCTCCGGACTTTAACATCCTTCCCAGTAGCGCTATTGAGAAGGGAAATAACGACGTTTTCTGTTTCTCCGTCCCAATTGCATTTTCCTGTTTCTTCTTCAATTTCTCCACAAGTTGATCAGTTTCCTCAACGTTATGACTTTTCTGGAAGATTCCATTTCTGTTCCGAAGCTGCTCAGAAGCTTATTTGCTGGAATTGCAATGCTGTTTCGTCAACTACGACGCCGTTTCTGGTTTGCAATGCTTGTGGCTGCGTCCAGCCTGTCGATCAATCTGTTGATTATTTCCACATTTTTGGATT GGAGAAGAAATATGGAATTGAGGGGGAGAATCTAGAGCGCAAGTACAAAGACTGGCAGAGGAAGCTACATCCAGACTTGGTTCATACGAAATCCGAG AAAGAGAAGGAGTATGCTGCTGAACAGTCCGCTCGTGTGATCAATGCCTATCGCACACTAACTGACCCATTATCAAGGGCAATATACATT CTGAAGTTGGAAGGTGTGCATGTGGATGAAGAGGAAAGGATTGATGACCTAGAGTTGCTTGCTGAG ATTATGGAACTCAGAGAAACTGTTGAAGAGGCTGCTAACTCTCAGGCACTAAAACAAATTCAGGGAGAG ATACAGGGAAAGTTCGAACAATCATCTATCTCTTTTGCAAACGCCTTACAACATAGGAAGTATGAAGAAGCCGTGGCTGCTACACAAAGGATGACTTACTACAAGCGTGCAAATGAAGAGATTGTGAAGAAGCTCTAG
- the LOC104117100 gene encoding iron-sulfur cluster co-chaperone protein HscB homolog isoform X2, with the protein MWTKKLRTLTSFPVALLRREITTFSVSPSQLHFPVSSSISPQVDQFPQRYDFSGRFHFCSEAAQKLICWNCNAVSSTTTPFLVCNACGCVQPVDQSVDYFHIFGLEKKYGIEGENLERKYKDWQRKLHPDLVHTKSEKEKEYAAEQSARVINAYRTLTDPLSRAIYILKLEGVHVDEEERIDDLELLAEIQGKFEQSSISFANALQHRKYEEAVAATQRMTYYKRANEEIVKKL; encoded by the exons ATGTGGACGAAGAAGCTCCGGACTTTAACATCCTTCCCAGTAGCGCTATTGAGAAGGGAAATAACGACGTTTTCTGTTTCTCCGTCCCAATTGCATTTTCCTGTTTCTTCTTCAATTTCTCCACAAGTTGATCAGTTTCCTCAACGTTATGACTTTTCTGGAAGATTCCATTTCTGTTCCGAAGCTGCTCAGAAGCTTATTTGCTGGAATTGCAATGCTGTTTCGTCAACTACGACGCCGTTTCTGGTTTGCAATGCTTGTGGCTGCGTCCAGCCTGTCGATCAATCTGTTGATTATTTCCACATTTTTGGATT GGAGAAGAAATATGGAATTGAGGGGGAGAATCTAGAGCGCAAGTACAAAGACTGGCAGAGGAAGCTACATCCAGACTTGGTTCATACGAAATCCGAG AAAGAGAAGGAGTATGCTGCTGAACAGTCCGCTCGTGTGATCAATGCCTATCGCACACTAACTGACCCATTATCAAGGGCAATATACATT CTGAAGTTGGAAGGTGTGCATGTGGATGAAGAGGAAAGGATTGATGACCTAGAGTTGCTTGCTGAG ATACAGGGAAAGTTCGAACAATCATCTATCTCTTTTGCAAACGCCTTACAACATAGGAAGTATGAAGAAGCCGTGGCTGCTACACAAAGGATGACTTACTACAAGCGTGCAAATGAAGAGATTGTGAAGAAGCTCTAG
- the LOC104117099 gene encoding uncharacterized protein: MRDTGNISQYRDRLDQTLASHDLVNNDLLKPLVKNQMLRSSECDLQECSDNLVERRTKEVANFLSMLRSASVTDGEKSKSSEATHGGWKVKQDTEEYRVMYREGPEGTPFHTLLVEGYVDGPADVCLCISWGAELYKKWWPQTTIPTFKIVASECLQKVRDGEQICLVRMKLSWPLSAREALIHFFVFEYFQDGLIVVLLNSISDLDSVDRSTHGFSKDGIPIPLDVVRIDVVGGFAIQKVTDNRSYFRTIANMDIKLDFVPPSFINFVSRQLVGAGFKLYKKEVASVAKGDEDFSNALKDPLYARIRKALYSDNISNGNAALELLDLKKDVCQLDEEKRNGNGDLQLQELKEDICVNLDKGTSETLGRQKDLKKDASLRLDEGTRDGNGALELQDPIGDACVHVDQGTQTNVEVKSPEQMVQSDNGLTSSSQQDDFVAGDNKVHSEIEEIDEDTSEMIESLNENDKKAHNYPANQVVHMPANNKKVLISSEVRQALGTLEKAISIIKDFGYNLEIRSVPSNTTVKYVGVEEDGQKNSKSSETDRIHGSGRACADSPKKELSEATPYEHRNSFASHSSRRTSSSLCTREATHNKKIAPASPDDYVETLGDEHHTAVHTSVDQTKEDNVTAVHADSVHGKENGKRKRKLPFYCCLYFLPGQVMG; the protein is encoded by the exons ATGAGGGACACTGGTAACATCTCTCAGTACCGCGATAGATTGGATCAGACGCTGGCGTCTCATGATCTTGTAAACAATGATTTACTTAAGCCCCTTGTCAAGAATCAAATGCTACGCTCATCAGAATGTGATCTTCAAG AATGTAGTGATAATCTAGTTGAGAGAAGAACCAAGGAAGTGGCAAACTTCCTGAGCATGTTAAGGAGTGCATCTGTAACTGATGGTGAGAAGTCAAAGTCTTCTGAGGCAACACATGGTGGTTGGAAA GTAAAACAAGATACTGAAGAATACCGTGTTATGTATCGAGAGGGACCAGAAGGCACTCCTTTCCATACTCTCCTTGTTGAAGGCTATGTAGATGGCCCAGCAGATGTTT GTTTATGCATCTCATGGGGGGCAGAGCTCTACAAGAAATG GTGGCCGCAAACCACAATTCCAACATTCAAGATTGTAGCCTCCGAGTGCTTGCAGAAGGTCAGAGACGGTGAACAAATATGTCTAGTAAG GATGAAGCTTTCATGGCCGTTGTCAGCAAGGGAGGCCCTTATACATTTCTTTGTATTTGAGTACTTTCAAGATGGTCTGATTGTAGTACTTCTAAATTCG ATCTCTGACTTAGATAGTGTTGATAGAAGCACTCATGGTTTTTCAAAAGATGGAATACCAATTCCACTGGATGTAGTACGAATTGATGTGGTGGGAGGTTTTGCTATCCAGAAAGTTACTGATAATCGTAGCTACTTCAG GACTATAGCAAACATGGATATCAAACTGGACTTTGTTCCTCCCTCATTCATCAATTTTGTTTCAAGGCAGCTCGTAGGTGCTGGTTTCAAGCTTTATAAAAAG GAAGTAGCTTCAGTAGCCAAAGGTGACGAAGATTTCAGCAACGCTCTAAAAGATCCACTATATGCTAGAATACGGAAAGCTCTTTATTCAGATAATATAAGTAATGGAAATGCGGCTTTGGAACTGCTAGACCTAAAGAAAGATGTGTGTCAGCTTGATGAAGAGAAAAGAAATGGCAATGGGGATTTACAATTGCAAGAGTTGAAGGAAGACATATGTGTTAATCTTGATAAAGGGACAAGTGAGACTTTGGGACGGCAAAAAGACTTGAAGAAAGATGCATCTCTTCGACTTGATGAAGGGACAAGAGATGGCAATGGTGCTTTAGAACTCCAAGACCCAATAGGAGACGCCTGTGTTCACGTGGATCAAGGAACACAAACAAATGTCGAAGTCAAAAGCCCAGAACAGATGGTGCAATCCGATAATGGTTTAACCAGTTCATCACAGCAGGACGACTTTGTGGCTGGAGATAACAAAGTTCATAGCGAAATTGAGGAAATTGATGAAGACACGAGTGAAATGATTGAAAGTTTAAATGAGAATGACAAGAAAGCGCACAATTATCCAGCTAATCAAGTCGTGCACATGCCTGCCAACAACAAGAAGGTTTTGATTAGCTCTGAGGTCCGACAAGCTCTGGGAACTTTAGAGAAGGCTATCTCTATCATAAAGGATTTTGGATATAATTTGGAGATTAGATCTGTTCCCAGCAACACTACTGTTAAGTATGTAGGTGTAGAGGAGGATGGTCAGAAAAATTCAAAATCATCAGAAACTGATCGAATTCATGGAAGTGGCAGAGCTTGTGCTGATTCACCAAAAAAGGAATTGTCAGAGGCGACCCCTTACGAACACAGGAACAGCTTTGCTAGTCACAGTTCCAG GCGTACAAGTTCTAGTCTGTGCACGAGGGAAGCTACCCACAACAAGAAGATTGCTCCTGCATCACCAGATGATTATGTTGAAACCTTGGGCGATGAACACCATACTGCTGTACATACCTCAGTAGACCAAACAAAGGAAGATAACGTCACGGCTGTCCATGCAGATAGCGTCCACGGAAAAGAGAATGGTAAAAGGAAAAGAAAGCTACCATTTTACTGCTGCTTGTATTTTCTCCCGGGACAGGTCATGGGTTGA
- the LOC138909198 gene encoding uncharacterized protein — MNARMAMKKKKKKKQNKTPKKKVKVMFKPLLSQEKAKLRKRSNQKEKISSHIGEKLLNGHDQESSQGTINSKKEEEVDRGGTHEQFSEGMQHLNKGPDDKDCEHSVTKNQRKEDVAPINLVVDIFGQLPNAQSSQEIVEETDEEHAELIINDPLNVAEHNDNHNDEDHAHRHMKEVCERNGVSPVKRGRSRQKNPLRTTKTKQNLLVREATTKTPKYSFMISAIIWNIRGAVVVSDHEQQITLKFRKNVSFDWFFVTAVYAKCTTAERKELWSNLENLNSRITDPWCVGGDFNVILDPEEKVGRRLSQWSRKTIGDVYEQVEEWEAKVQNLEDIDLLYNTEQGTEEMNKVHAEYIMWLNKQESLLKQKSQIKWFEEGDCNSKYFHAVIRERRRKLQLHRIKNKRGKWVSGNENISKAAIKHFEDLFNLKQPVLDHRILQCITICITDEDSESISCTPLEEEIKKAVFSMSASSCAGPDGFSGSFSELRPVSLSNFISKIITKIISRRLNPMPTTLISENQSGFLKGRLITENVQLAQEIVQDIKKKNIGGNMVMKLDMAKAYDRMSWPFLMAVLRRFGFNENYRNDWKTNIWSVVKRLTRIKVFFLLHQEPEPTGSTKSEKQLIFWKKEFPFHYLGCPIYVGRKKVEYFEDMLAKIIKRLNGWQGKMLSYGGRIILIKHVLQSLPTYTMTSLNPPKSILNLMERHFARFFWGSNGDKNNYHWSSWANLCYPKEEGGVGVRRMTDICDSLTVKRWWRFRSQPTLWATFTKAKYCIRAHPVAKVAVSGNSHNWMSLMQIKKKAKPNMVWKLQDGECSFWWDNWSEKGALANLCPTLQTSPKSKVNEFFNDMGWDMQKLQATLPNWMVQHIVKIDIGDRNRPDFITWKTSTDGHFSNYAAWQSIRKHNQINYLCSKTTIARAFPSCKLSMPWSRICEDVKKLKPISRSIFVTWEKSGSGEVKINTDGSFSKESGKAGIGGIVRNEHGDFIFAFAILVQCKDHNCAEALAVHYGGIWCISNGYNRCAMILDQATIRISHCYREANQVADYLAKLAGTLTEGAVYHSFQQLPGKAKGPLLMDNDKANFFVS, encoded by the exons ATGAATGCTAGGATGGccatgaagaagaaaaagaagaagaaacaaaACAAAACTCCGAAAAAGAAAGTCAAGGTGATGTTTAAACCTCTGCTTTCACAGGAAAAGGCAAAGTTAAGAAAAAGAAGCAATCAAAAGGAGAAAATCAGCTCACATATTGGGGAGAAATTGTTAAATGGGCACGACCAAGAATCCAGTCAAGGCACAATCAATAGTAAGAAGGAGGAAGAGGTTGATAGAGGAGGTACACATGAGCAATTTAGTGAGGGTATGCAACATCTCAACAAGGGCCCGGACGACAAAGATTGTGAACACTCTGTTACTAAAAACCAAAGGAAGGAGGATGTT GCACCAATAAACTTGGTAGTTGATATTTTTGGTCAACTCCCTAATGCACAAAGCTCACAAGAAATTGTGGAAGAAACAGATGAAGAGCATGCTGAATTAATCATCAATGACCCTTTGAATGTGGCCGAACATAATGACAATCACAATGATGAAGATCATGCACATCGACACATGAAGGAAGTATGTGAAAGGAATGGTGTTTCACCAGTAAAAAGGGGGAGAAGTAGACAAAAGAATCCTCTAAGAACAACAAAAACAAAGCAGAACCTTCTGGTGAGGGAGGCGACAACAAAAACTCCTAAATATTCTTTTATGATTAGTGCAATTATATGGAATATAAGGGGG GCTGTTGTAGTCTCTGACCATGAACAACAAATTACTCTCAAATTTAGGAAGAATGTTTCTTTTGATTGGTTCTTTGTTACAGCTGTGTATGCTAAGTGCACTACAGCTGAGAGGAAAGAACTTTGGAGCAATCTGgaaaatttaaattcaagaatTACTGATCCTTGGTGCGTCGGAGGGGATTTTAACGTTATTCTTGATCCGGAGGAGAAG GTGGGGAGAAGATTGAGTCAGTGGTCTAGGAAAACAATTGGAGATGTATATGAACAAGTGGAAGAATGGGAAGCAAAGGTACAAAATCTGGAAGATATTGACCTATTGTACAATACTGAGCAAGGGACGGAGGAAATGAACAAGGTGCACGCTGAATACATAATGTGGCTCAACAAGCAGGAATCATTACTTAAGCAGAAATCTCAAATCAAATGGTTTGAGGAGGGGGACTGTAATAGCAAGTACTTCCATGCAGTGATTCGAGAAAGGCGGAGGAAACTACAACTACATAGAATCAAGAATAAGAGGGGCAAATGGGTGAGTGGAAATGAGAACATCTCCAAAGCTGCTATAAAACACTTCGAAGATCTTTTCAATCTTAAACAACCCGTCTTGGACCATAGAATCCTTCAATGTATTACTATTTGCATTACAGATGAAGATAGTGAATCGATCTCATGCACTCCACTAGAAGAGGAAATCAAGAAAGCAGTGTTCAGTATGAGTGCCAGTAGTTGTGCTGGACCAGATGGTTTCAGTGGGAG TTTCTCAGAACTGAGGCCTGTCAGCTTGAGTAACTTTATCAGCAAGATCATAACCAAAATTATATCTAGAAGGCTAAATCCTATGCCGACCACATTGATTTCTGAGAATCAGAGTGGCTTCTTGAAGGGCAGGCTCATTACAGAGAATGTTCAGTTGGCTCAGGAGATTGTCCAGGacataaaaaagaaaaacatagGGGGAAACATGGTGATGAAGTTGGATATGGCCAAAGCATACGATAGAATGTCTTGGCCTTTTCTTATGGCAGTACTAAGGAGATTTGGCTTCAATGAGAACTATAGAAATGATTGGAAAACTAATATCTGGAGTGTG GTCAAAAGGTTAACAAGGATAAAAGTTTTTTTCTTACTGCACCAAGAACCGGAGCCAACAGGATCAACAAAATCAGAGAAGCAACTGATTTTTTGGAAAAAGGAGTTTCCTTTCCACTACCTGGGTTGTCCAATATATGTGGGAAGGAAAAAAGTGGAATACTTTGAGGACATGTTggctaaaataattaagagactGAATGGATGGCAAGGGAAAATGCTGTCTTACGGGGGCAGGATAATCTTGATTAAACATGTATTGCAGTCACTACCTACCTACACCATGACATCATTAAATCCTCCTAAAAGTATTCTTAACTTGATGGAGAGGCACTTTGCCAGATTCTTTTGGGGCTCAAATGGGGACAAAAACAATTATCATTGGAGTTCTTGGGCAAACCTATGCTATCCTAAAGAGGAAGGTGGAGTGGGAGTTAGAAGAATGACTGACATATGTGATTCTCTTACAGTGAAAAGGTGGTGGAGATTCAGATCCCAACCCACTCTTTGGGCTACCTTTACTAAGGCCAAGTACTGTATTAGAGCACACCCGGTGGCCAAAGTAGCAGTTTCAGGGAACTCACATAACTGGATGAGCCTTATGCAAATTAAAAAGAAAGCAAAACCTAATATGGTGTGGAAACTGCAAGATGGAGAATGTAGCTTTTGGTGGGATAATTGGTCGGAAAAAGGAGCCTTAGCTAATCTATGCCCAACACTACAAACTTCTCCTAAAAGCAAGGTGAATGAATTTTTTAATGACATGGGATGGGATATGCAGAAGTTACAAGCTACTCTACCAAACTGGATGGTGCAACACATAGTCAAAATAGATATTGGAGATAGAAACAGGCCTGATTTCATCACTTGGAAGACATCTACGGATGGACATTTTTCTAATTATGCTGCCTGGCAGAGTATTAGGAAACACAACCAGATTAACTACCTTTGCAGTAAG ACTACAATTGCAAGGGCATTTCCTAGCTGCAAACTGAGTATGCCTTGGAGTAGAATCTGTGAGGATGTTAAGAAGCTTAAGCCAATCTCCAGAAGTATATTTGTCACATGGGAGAAATCGGGTTCTGGAGAAGTTAAAATTAATACAGATGGGAGTTTTTCGAAGGAGAGTGGAAAAGCAGGAATAGGTGGAATTGTCAGAAATGAACATGGGGATTTCATCTTTGCATTTGCTATCCTTGTACAATGCAAGGACCACAATTGTGCAGAAGCTTTAGCTGTACATTATGGAGGGATCTGGTGCATTTCTAACGGGTATAACAGATGTGCTATG ATTTTGGATCAAGCAACTATCAGGATATCTCATTGCTATAGGGAAGCCAATCAGGTGGCTGACTATCTCGCTAAGTTAGCTGGTACATTGACTGAGGGAGCCGTATATCATTCCTTTCAGCAATTACCAGGGAAAGCTAAAGGACCTCTTTTGATGGATAACGACAAAGCCAATTTTTTTGTTAGTTAA